The Salana multivorans genome window below encodes:
- a CDS encoding CPBP family intramembrane glutamic endopeptidase encodes MAGPLAELRRFVDAALVTPVPRPALADASPVRRRVVVVLTLLAGATVMAWALRIAPGDRLFYPATLLLAAVWLVGAFASGPLHRGRARTRSGGADGRAVVQSLALAALLHAVFLAGALVVARIPGLRAGVEELLDHARFGAIGIVLVITVLNGVAEEVFFRGALFAALPDRHAVLVSVVAYTLAVVPTGIPLLVLAAAILGLVTGLQRRVTGGVLGPIVTHVCWSSGMLFLLPPVLSLGG; translated from the coding sequence ATGGCCGGACCGCTCGCGGAGCTGCGCCGGTTCGTCGACGCCGCGCTGGTCACCCCCGTCCCACGCCCGGCCCTCGCCGACGCGAGCCCGGTCCGGCGGCGCGTGGTCGTCGTCCTCACGCTGCTGGCCGGCGCGACGGTCATGGCCTGGGCCCTGCGCATCGCGCCCGGCGACCGTCTCTTCTACCCGGCGACGCTGCTGCTCGCCGCCGTCTGGCTGGTCGGCGCGTTCGCGTCCGGCCCGTTGCACCGGGGCCGCGCACGCACGCGCTCCGGTGGTGCCGACGGCCGCGCCGTGGTGCAGTCGCTCGCGCTGGCGGCGCTGCTGCACGCGGTCTTCCTCGCCGGCGCCCTCGTCGTTGCCCGCATCCCGGGGCTGCGGGCCGGCGTCGAGGAGCTGCTCGACCACGCGCGCTTCGGCGCCATCGGCATCGTCCTCGTCATCACCGTCCTCAACGGCGTGGCGGAGGAGGTCTTCTTCCGCGGGGCGCTGTTCGCCGCCCTCCCGGACCGTCACGCCGTCCTGGTCTCCGTCGTCGCCTATACCCTCGCCGTCGTCCCGACGGGCATCCCGCTCCTCGTCCTGGCCGCCGCGATCCTCGGTCTCGTCACCGGCCTCCAGCGCCGCGTCACCGGGGGTGTGCTCGGCCCCATCGTCACCCACGTCTGCTGGAGCAGCGGCATGCTGTTCCTGCTCCCTCCCGTCCTCTCCCTCGGAGGTTGA
- the rplU gene encoding 50S ribosomal protein L21: protein MVYAIVKAGGRQEKVSVGDIVVVDRLAGEAGDTVELTPILLVDGEKVTSAAKDLAKVTVSAEIVRDEKGPKITILKFKNKTGYRKRQGHRQQLTRLKVTAIA, encoded by the coding sequence GTGGTGTACGCGATCGTGAAGGCCGGCGGCCGTCAGGAGAAGGTGTCCGTCGGTGACATCGTCGTCGTCGACCGGCTCGCGGGTGAGGCCGGTGACACGGTCGAGCTCACCCCGATCCTCCTCGTCGACGGGGAGAAGGTGACGTCGGCGGCCAAGGATCTCGCGAAGGTCACGGTCTCCGCGGAGATCGTCCGGGACGAGAAGGGCCCGAAGATCACCATCCTCAAGTTCAAGAACAAGACCGGCTACCGCAAGCGTCAGGGCCACCGTCAGCAGCTGACGCGGCTCAAGGTCACCGCGATCGCCTGA
- the obgE gene encoding GTPase ObgE codes for MASFVDRVALRAIGGDGGHGCASVHREKFKPLGGPDGANGGDGGDVVLVVDPGVTTLLDYHHRPHRRAESGGQGKGDMRHGKNGQNVVLPVPSGTVVRAKDGEVIADLVGAGAEYVIARGGRGGLGNAALASPKRKAPGFALLGEPGEEVEVTLELKSVADVALVGFPSAGKSSLIAAMSAARPKIADYPFTTLVPNLGVVQAGQERFTVADVPGLIPGASEGRGLGLEFLRHIERCAVIVHVIDCATLEPRRDPITDLDTIQAELAAYAPDLDIAGGRVPILDRPQVVVLNKVDVPEAEELAEFVRPEIEARGLPVFAVSTVARTGLRQLEFFLADLVASARAAEPELPPAPVVITPRAHGDAGFTVARVSTPEGEAFQVRGDKPERWVKQTDFANDEAVGYLADRLARLGVEEKLAKAGAFPGDTVVIGPVMGGVVFDWEPTLQTGAELLAPRGTDIRLEDASRRTTRDRRATHTARMDAKTAAREEMSDERDRGVWTDPDL; via the coding sequence ATGGCCTCGTTCGTCGACCGCGTCGCACTGCGCGCGATCGGAGGCGACGGCGGTCACGGCTGCGCCTCCGTGCACCGCGAGAAGTTCAAGCCGCTCGGCGGCCCCGACGGGGCGAACGGCGGTGACGGCGGCGACGTCGTGCTCGTCGTCGACCCCGGTGTCACCACGCTGCTCGACTACCACCACCGCCCGCACCGGCGCGCCGAGTCCGGCGGCCAGGGCAAGGGCGACATGCGGCACGGGAAGAACGGCCAGAACGTCGTGCTGCCCGTCCCCTCCGGCACCGTCGTGCGCGCAAAGGACGGCGAGGTGATCGCCGACCTCGTCGGGGCCGGCGCCGAGTACGTCATCGCCCGCGGCGGCCGCGGCGGTCTCGGCAACGCCGCGCTCGCCTCGCCCAAGCGCAAGGCCCCCGGGTTCGCGCTGCTGGGCGAGCCGGGCGAGGAGGTCGAGGTCACGCTCGAGCTGAAGTCCGTCGCCGACGTCGCGCTCGTCGGGTTCCCGAGCGCCGGCAAGTCCTCGCTCATCGCCGCGATGAGCGCGGCCCGCCCCAAGATCGCCGACTACCCGTTCACGACGCTGGTCCCCAACCTCGGTGTCGTCCAGGCCGGCCAGGAGCGGTTCACCGTCGCCGACGTGCCCGGCCTCATCCCCGGCGCGTCGGAGGGACGAGGACTCGGGCTGGAGTTCCTGCGCCACATCGAGCGCTGCGCCGTCATCGTCCACGTCATCGACTGCGCGACGCTGGAGCCGCGGCGCGACCCGATCACGGACCTCGACACCATCCAGGCCGAGCTGGCCGCCTACGCGCCCGACCTCGACATCGCCGGCGGTCGCGTGCCGATCCTCGACCGGCCCCAGGTCGTCGTCCTCAACAAGGTCGACGTGCCCGAGGCCGAGGAGCTGGCCGAGTTCGTCCGGCCCGAGATCGAGGCGCGCGGGCTGCCCGTGTTCGCGGTCTCGACGGTCGCGCGGACCGGCCTGCGCCAGCTCGAGTTCTTCCTCGCCGACCTGGTCGCCAGCGCGCGGGCCGCCGAGCCCGAGCTGCCGCCGGCCCCGGTCGTCATCACGCCGCGCGCGCACGGCGACGCCGGCTTCACGGTGGCGCGCGTCTCGACCCCCGAGGGCGAGGCGTTCCAGGTCCGCGGCGACAAGCCCGAGCGGTGGGTCAAGCAGACCGACTTCGCGAACGACGAGGCGGTCGGCTACCTCGCCGACCGGCTCGCGCGGCTCGGCGTCGAGGAGAAGCTCGCGAAGGCCGGTGCGTTCCCCGGCGACACGGTCGTGATCGGCCCGGTCATGGGCGGCGTCGTCTTCGACTGGGAGCCGACGCTGCAGACCGGCGCCGAGCTGCTCGCCCCGCGCGGGACGGACATCCGCCTCGAGGACGCCTCGCGCCGCACGACGCGGGACCGCCGCGCCACCCACACCGCGCGGATGGATGCCAAGACCGCCGCGCGCGAGGAGATGTCGGACGAGCGCGACCGCGGCGTCTGGACCGATCCGGACCTGTGA
- the nadD gene encoding nicotinate-nucleotide adenylyltransferase — translation MAHRQSARGARRRTGVMGGTFDPIHHGHLVAASEAAAEFGLDEVVFVPTGLQPFKADRRVAPAEHRYLMTVIATASNPSFTVSRVDIDRPGTTYTIDTLRDLHEERPDEDLYFITGADALSQILEWKNSGELFQLAHFIGVTRPGHVLDDHGLPPEGVSLLEVPAMAISSTDCRRRVADGHPVWYLVPDGVVQYIHKHRLYTQRFGGAA, via the coding sequence GTGGCTCACCGCCAGAGCGCCCGGGGCGCGCGTCGACGCACCGGCGTCATGGGTGGAACCTTCGATCCCATCCACCACGGCCACCTCGTCGCCGCCAGCGAGGCCGCGGCCGAGTTCGGGCTCGACGAGGTCGTCTTCGTCCCGACCGGCCTCCAGCCGTTCAAGGCCGACCGCAGGGTCGCGCCAGCCGAGCACCGCTACCTCATGACCGTCATCGCGACGGCGTCGAACCCGAGCTTCACCGTCTCGCGCGTCGACATCGACCGCCCGGGCACGACGTACACGATCGACACGCTGCGCGACCTGCACGAGGAACGCCCCGACGAGGACCTCTACTTCATCACGGGCGCCGACGCCCTGAGCCAGATCCTCGAGTGGAAGAACTCGGGCGAGCTGTTCCAGCTGGCCCACTTCATCGGCGTCACGCGGCCCGGGCACGTGCTCGACGACCACGGGCTGCCGCCCGAGGGCGTGTCCCTGCTGGAGGTCCCCGCGATGGCGATCTCCTCGACGGACTGCCGGCGACGCGTCGCCGACGGCCACCCCGTCTGGTACCTCGTGCCGGACGGGGTGGTCCAGTACATCCACAAGCACCGGCTCTACACGCAACGCTTCGGAGGTGCCGCATGA
- a CDS encoding tryptophan-rich sensory protein: MTDHQPQPTARRDRPTLVTGASGYIGGLLVPELLARGHRVRVLARSPERLRHHDWADDVEIVRGDATDPGDLRRALDGVGVAYYLLHSMDGGGDFVARDRALASRFAEAAAEAGIARVVYLSGLHPSGEELSEHLASRVEVGQILLDSPVPAAVLQAGIVLGAGSASFDMLRHLTERLPAMIAPRWLESRIQPIAADEVIHYLAGAADLPPDVNRTLDIAGPDVLTYREMIERYARIAGLGRRFVQVVPVLTPRLASHWVGLVTPVAAGVAKPLVGSLVHDAVADEQDVLDLIGPPPGGRAGYDDALRTALADVDPGRWRRTFAAVSGATAVCAAAGSLLTDPDSAWYRSVEKPPWQPPRWAFPVAWTSLYAGTAVAASATIADLREEGEDEDARAFQVALAVNLALNAAWTAVFFRLRSPRLATVVAAALAISAGDLARRAAPTGTVRAVVLGAYAGWCTFATALSLSIARRNR; the protein is encoded by the coding sequence ATGACCGACCACCAGCCCCAGCCGACGGCGCGCCGCGACCGTCCAACGCTCGTCACCGGCGCCTCCGGCTACATCGGCGGCCTGCTCGTCCCCGAGCTGCTGGCGCGCGGGCACCGCGTCCGGGTGCTCGCCCGCTCGCCGGAGCGTCTGCGGCACCACGACTGGGCGGACGACGTCGAGATCGTCCGAGGTGACGCCACGGACCCGGGCGACCTGCGCCGGGCGCTGGACGGCGTCGGCGTCGCCTACTACCTGCTGCACTCGATGGACGGCGGCGGGGACTTCGTCGCGCGCGATCGCGCGCTCGCCTCGCGGTTCGCCGAGGCCGCCGCCGAGGCGGGGATCGCGCGGGTCGTCTACCTCTCCGGTCTGCACCCGAGCGGCGAGGAGCTCTCGGAGCACCTCGCCTCACGCGTCGAGGTGGGCCAGATCCTTCTCGACTCGCCGGTCCCGGCGGCGGTCCTCCAGGCCGGCATCGTGCTCGGCGCCGGGTCCGCCTCCTTCGACATGCTCCGCCACCTCACCGAGCGCCTGCCCGCCATGATCGCGCCCCGGTGGCTGGAGAGCCGGATCCAGCCGATCGCCGCCGACGAGGTCATCCACTACCTCGCGGGCGCCGCCGACCTGCCGCCCGACGTCAACCGCACCCTCGACATCGCCGGACCTGACGTCCTGACGTACCGCGAGATGATCGAGCGCTACGCCAGGATCGCGGGGCTCGGTCGCCGGTTCGTCCAGGTCGTGCCCGTGCTCACCCCGCGCCTCGCGAGCCACTGGGTCGGCCTCGTCACACCCGTGGCCGCCGGCGTGGCCAAGCCGCTCGTCGGGAGCCTCGTCCACGACGCCGTGGCCGACGAGCAGGACGTCCTCGACCTCATCGGCCCGCCGCCCGGCGGCCGTGCGGGGTATGACGACGCCCTGCGGACGGCGCTCGCCGACGTCGATCCGGGACGGTGGCGGCGGACGTTCGCGGCGGTGTCCGGGGCAACGGCGGTGTGCGCCGCCGCGGGCAGCCTGCTCACCGACCCCGATTCCGCCTGGTACCGCAGCGTCGAGAAGCCGCCGTGGCAACCGCCGCGCTGGGCGTTCCCCGTGGCGTGGACCTCGCTGTACGCCGGCACCGCCGTCGCCGCGTCCGCCACCATCGCGGACCTTCGGGAGGAGGGCGAGGACGAGGACGCGCGGGCCTTCCAGGTCGCGCTCGCCGTCAACCTCGCGCTCAACGCGGCCTGGACGGCGGTGTTCTTCCGCCTGCGCTCCCCGCGGCTCGCCACCGTGGTCGCCGCGGCGCTGGCGATCAGCGCGGGCGATCTGGCCCGCCGGGCCGCGCCGACCGGGACGGTGCGCGCCGTCGTGCTCGGCGCCTACGCGGGGTGGTGCACCTTCGCCACGGCGCTCAGCCTGTCCATCGCGCGCCGCAACCGCTAG
- the proB gene encoding glutamate 5-kinase, whose protein sequence is MRATAERTPRDLSRGTERTVLRAAQRVVVKIGSSSLTRGGGALDPAAVAAVADALAARREAGTQVVLVSSGAIAAGITPLGLAARPRDLATQQAAASVGQGLLMAHYTRAFARHGLTVAQVLLTAEDVVRRGQYKNAQRALERLLALGVVPIVNENDAVATDEIRFGDNDRLAALVAHVVQADALVLLTDVDALYDGHPSLPTSSRIGVVSSAADLEGVTVTARGSGVGTGGMTTKVTAALTATGAGIPTLVAGATDVADALEGQDVGTWFQATGPRPRTRRLWLAHAAHAQGRLVLDEGAVRAITHGKRSLLAAGVTGVEGTFEAGDPVEIVDPDGTVVARGLVAYSSEELPERLGRTSEQLRELFGTGHDREVVNRDDLVVVRRRR, encoded by the coding sequence GTGAGAGCAACCGCCGAGCGCACCCCGCGCGACCTCAGCCGCGGGACGGAGCGCACCGTCCTGCGGGCGGCGCAGCGCGTCGTCGTCAAGATCGGCTCGTCCTCGCTGACGCGGGGCGGGGGAGCGCTCGACCCGGCGGCCGTCGCCGCGGTGGCCGACGCGCTCGCCGCGCGCCGCGAGGCGGGGACGCAGGTCGTCCTCGTGTCCTCCGGGGCGATCGCCGCCGGGATCACGCCGCTCGGGCTCGCCGCGCGCCCGCGCGACCTCGCGACGCAGCAGGCGGCCGCGAGCGTCGGCCAGGGCCTCCTCATGGCGCACTACACGCGCGCGTTCGCCCGGCACGGCCTCACGGTGGCGCAGGTGCTGCTGACCGCGGAGGACGTCGTCCGGCGCGGTCAGTACAAGAACGCCCAGCGCGCGCTGGAGCGGCTCCTCGCCCTCGGGGTCGTGCCCATCGTCAACGAGAACGACGCGGTCGCCACCGACGAGATCCGGTTCGGTGACAACGACCGCCTCGCCGCGCTCGTCGCGCACGTCGTCCAGGCCGACGCGCTCGTCCTGCTCACCGATGTCGACGCGCTCTACGACGGCCACCCGTCGCTGCCGACGTCCAGCAGGATCGGGGTCGTGTCCTCGGCCGCCGACCTCGAGGGCGTCACCGTGACGGCGCGCGGCAGCGGCGTCGGGACGGGCGGCATGACGACGAAGGTGACGGCGGCGCTGACGGCGACCGGGGCCGGCATCCCGACGCTGGTCGCCGGGGCGACCGACGTCGCCGACGCGCTCGAGGGGCAGGACGTCGGGACCTGGTTCCAGGCGACCGGTCCTCGGCCGCGCACGCGGCGCCTGTGGCTGGCGCACGCCGCCCACGCGCAGGGCCGGCTCGTCCTCGACGAGGGGGCCGTGCGCGCGATCACCCACGGGAAGCGCTCGCTGCTCGCGGCGGGCGTCACGGGCGTCGAGGGGACGTTCGAGGCCGGTGACCCGGTCGAGATCGTCGACCCGGACGGGACCGTCGTCGCGCGGGGGCTCGTCGCCTACTCGAGCGAGGAGCTGCCGGAGCGGCTCGGGCGCACGTCGGAGCAGCTCCGCGAGCTGTTCGGCACCGGCCACGACCGCGAGGTGGTCAACCGGGACGACCTCGTCGTGGTGCGTCGCCGGCGCTGA
- the rsfS gene encoding ribosome silencing factor — protein sequence MTATEKAIEITTAAARAAAEKKAQEIIALDVSDRLVLTDAFLVASGETERQVGAIVDGIEEALHGLGVKAIRREGLGQNRWVLLDFGDLVAHVQHAEDREFYALERLWRDCPVIELPQDVLASNAENR from the coding sequence GTGACCGCAACCGAGAAGGCCATCGAGATCACCACCGCCGCCGCGCGGGCCGCCGCCGAGAAGAAGGCGCAGGAGATCATCGCGCTCGACGTGTCGGACCGGCTCGTCCTGACCGATGCGTTCCTCGTGGCGTCGGGTGAGACGGAGCGGCAGGTCGGGGCGATCGTCGACGGGATCGAGGAGGCGCTGCACGGGCTCGGGGTCAAGGCGATCCGGCGCGAGGGGCTGGGCCAGAACCGGTGGGTGCTGCTCGACTTCGGCGACCTCGTCGCGCACGTCCAGCACGCTGAGGACCGCGAGTTCTACGCGCTCGAGCGGCTGTGGCGGGACTGCCCGGTGATCGAGCTGCCGCAGGACGTGCTGGCGTCCAACGCCGAGAACCGCTGA
- a CDS encoding LLM class flavin-dependent oxidoreductase, with the protein MTAPTPTTRLTLGLDLTGLGAKAPLHTRARSSRAQHVSLGDVSDYLLLAAEAGIDLVTVGESFRLDDAARPDAWLDPAVLVSRLAAAGLLHGATAIVPALPAGLLDPVRLARAVAGLQVRTDGRAGWQLPATVTAGGVHAEVRRVWAGDRALVTAGAPLLVTAPAEPEAAVVAGRHSDVVRLRVSDLAEAAARREAIRTAAAAAGRNPDDVRVVVDVVTVIAQDELSAQFRADLLRDVSDGASEEAATLTLAGTAQTVADALEEWAGVVDGFVLVPGSLPTDALAIAHGLVPELAARGLVPAPAAASAPQDAGDLVDDLAFVL; encoded by the coding sequence ATGACTGCTCCCACGCCCACCACCCGTCTCACGCTCGGTCTCGACCTCACCGGTCTCGGCGCCAAGGCGCCCCTGCACACCCGCGCCCGGTCCAGCCGAGCGCAGCACGTCTCGCTCGGCGACGTCTCCGACTACCTCCTGCTCGCCGCCGAGGCCGGCATCGACCTCGTCACGGTCGGGGAGTCGTTCCGCCTCGACGACGCCGCCCGCCCGGACGCCTGGCTCGACCCGGCCGTCCTGGTCTCCCGGCTGGCCGCCGCCGGCCTGCTGCACGGCGCGACGGCGATCGTCCCCGCCCTCCCGGCCGGCCTGCTCGACCCGGTCCGGCTCGCCCGGGCCGTCGCCGGGCTCCAGGTGCGCACGGACGGCCGCGCCGGCTGGCAGCTGCCCGCCACCGTGACGGCCGGCGGCGTCCACGCCGAGGTCCGCCGGGTCTGGGCCGGCGACCGCGCGCTGGTCACCGCCGGAGCACCCCTGCTCGTGACGGCCCCGGCCGAGCCGGAGGCCGCCGTCGTCGCCGGGCGGCACAGCGACGTCGTCCGCCTGCGGGTGTCCGACCTCGCGGAGGCCGCCGCGCGTCGCGAGGCCATCCGCACCGCCGCCGCGGCCGCGGGGCGCAACCCCGACGACGTCCGCGTCGTCGTCGACGTCGTCACGGTCATCGCGCAGGACGAGCTGAGCGCGCAGTTCCGCGCCGACCTGCTCCGCGACGTCTCCGACGGCGCCAGCGAGGAGGCCGCGACGCTCACGCTGGCCGGGACCGCGCAGACCGTCGCCGACGCCCTCGAGGAGTGGGCCGGTGTCGTGGACGGGTTCGTGCTCGTCCCCGGCTCGCTGCCGACCGACGCGCTCGCCATCGCGCACGGGCTCGTCCCCGAGCTGGCGGCCCGCGGGCTCGTGCCCGCCCCGGCGGCTGCGTCCGCGCCGCAGGACGCGGGCGACCTCGTGGACGACCTCGCGTTCGTTCTCTAG
- a CDS encoding histidine phosphatase family protein has product MPDGRRGASRVVLLRHGQTDYNVAGRLQGQVDIPLNEAGVAQAQAAASVVAGFRPSVIVASDLQRAVETAQAVGEALARESSGGSHTVVMDARLRERAFGELEGMYDAEIRERYPSVWSARRAGERLVGVGAEDRGEVGARFAEAVWEHAAAAPDGSTILAVAHGACIALGITALLGLDPEEFTGIRGIGNCHWSVLGPSRVPGTWRLESHNVAA; this is encoded by the coding sequence GTGCCGGACGGGCGCCGGGGGGCGTCGCGCGTCGTGCTGCTGCGGCACGGTCAGACGGACTACAACGTCGCCGGGCGGCTGCAGGGTCAGGTCGACATCCCGCTCAACGAGGCGGGGGTGGCGCAGGCCCAGGCGGCCGCGTCCGTCGTCGCGGGGTTCCGCCCGTCGGTCATCGTCGCCTCCGACCTGCAGCGAGCGGTCGAGACGGCCCAGGCCGTCGGCGAGGCGCTCGCTCGCGAGTCGTCCGGGGGTTCGCACACCGTCGTCATGGACGCGCGCCTGCGCGAGCGTGCGTTCGGCGAGCTCGAGGGGATGTACGACGCGGAGATCCGCGAGCGCTACCCGTCGGTCTGGTCGGCGCGGCGCGCGGGGGAGCGGCTGGTCGGGGTGGGGGCCGAGGACCGCGGCGAGGTCGGGGCCCGGTTCGCCGAGGCAGTCTGGGAGCACGCGGCGGCGGCGCCCGACGGCTCGACGATCCTCGCCGTCGCGCACGGCGCCTGCATCGCGCTGGGGATCACGGCGCTGCTCGGGCTCGACCCGGAGGAGTTCACCGGGATCAGGGGCATCGGGAACTGCCACTGGTCGGTGCTCGGGCCGTCCCGGGTGCCGGGCACGTGGCGGCTCGAGTCGCACAACGTCGCGGCCTGA
- the rpmA gene encoding 50S ribosomal protein L27 gives MAHKKGASSSRNGRDSNAKRLGVKRYGGQVVKAGEILVRQRGTHFHPGEGVGRGGDDTLFALTDGAVQFGTRRGRRVIDVVEAAV, from the coding sequence ATGGCACACAAGAAGGGCGCCAGCTCCTCCCGCAACGGCCGCGACTCCAACGCCAAGCGTCTGGGTGTCAAGCGCTACGGCGGCCAGGTCGTCAAGGCCGGCGAGATCCTCGTCCGTCAGCGCGGCACGCACTTCCACCCGGGTGAGGGTGTCGGCCGCGGTGGCGACGACACGCTCTTCGCCCTGACCGACGGTGCCGTGCAGTTCGGCACGCGTCGCGGGCGTCGGGTCATCGACGTCGTCGAGGCAGCCGTCTGA
- a CDS encoding AAA family ATPase yields MIVWLNGTHGAGKTTTSALVQELIPGSRVLDAEKVGETLMDIRPGLPATDNFQHWPPWRQLVVETAWRVLGYVGGTLVVPMTVLVERYWREISDGLAAHAIPVRHMLLHADQETLRTRIEDDAVMGFSTFRMAHLEPYRAAYDGWLGAEAEVVDTTRLSPAEVARRVVDAVGGGDRT; encoded by the coding sequence ATGATCGTCTGGCTCAACGGCACGCACGGCGCCGGCAAGACCACGACGAGCGCGCTCGTGCAGGAGCTGATCCCGGGGTCCCGCGTGCTCGACGCCGAGAAGGTCGGCGAGACGCTGATGGACATCCGGCCCGGCCTGCCCGCGACCGACAACTTCCAGCACTGGCCACCCTGGCGACAGCTCGTCGTCGAGACGGCGTGGCGAGTGCTCGGCTACGTCGGGGGAACGCTGGTCGTCCCCATGACGGTGCTGGTGGAACGGTACTGGCGCGAGATCAGCGACGGGCTGGCGGCCCACGCGATCCCCGTGCGGCACATGCTGCTGCACGCCGACCAGGAGACGCTCCGCACCCGGATCGAGGACGACGCGGTCATGGGCTTCTCGACGTTCCGGATGGCGCACCTCGAGCCGTATCGGGCCGCCTATGACGGCTGGCTCGGCGCCGAGGCCGAGGTGGTCGACACCACCCGCCTCTCACCGGCCGAGGTGGCCCGGCGGGTCGTGGACGCGGTCGGCGGTGGCGATCGAACCTGA
- a CDS encoding flavin reductase family protein gives MPTSLSPVGRPAAVDAVAPRAFKDLFRHHPAGVAIVTLAGPGGEPVGFTATSVISVSAEPPILAFSVTQTSSSLAALQQATTGIVHFLGEAHADLSTRFATPGIDRFAGVAWDRLPTGEPLLSDVDAWARIELLDRIPAGSSYLVLAGVTAISDHGSRAEQAPRLVYADRTYRRLS, from the coding sequence GTGCCAACCTCGCTCAGCCCCGTCGGTCGACCGGCCGCCGTCGACGCCGTCGCCCCGCGCGCGTTCAAGGACCTGTTCCGCCACCACCCCGCCGGCGTCGCCATCGTGACGCTCGCGGGTCCGGGCGGCGAGCCGGTCGGTTTCACGGCCACGTCGGTCATCTCGGTCTCGGCCGAGCCGCCGATCCTCGCGTTCTCGGTGACCCAGACGTCGTCGTCGCTCGCGGCGCTGCAGCAGGCGACGACGGGCATCGTCCACTTCCTCGGCGAGGCCCACGCCGACCTGTCGACGCGGTTCGCGACGCCGGGCATCGACCGGTTCGCCGGCGTCGCGTGGGACCGGCTGCCGACCGGGGAGCCGCTCCTGTCCGACGTCGACGCCTGGGCGCGGATCGAGCTCCTCGACCGGATCCCGGCCGGGTCGAGCTACCTCGTGCTCGCGGGCGTCACCGCGATCTCCGACCACGGGAGCCGGGCCGAGCAGGCGCCGCGACTCGTCTACGCCGACCGGACCTACCGCCGCCTGTCCTGA
- a CDS encoding DUF3263 domain-containing protein — MTADAIRDRLHVGETRYYQVLGALIETEAPLAHDPVAVGGPGGSAPPGAGGDLPAGAERIELVRPRPLRSAESAQRPPSPGGRGSDRVSMWNGLVAQGPRQVSPCRS; from the coding sequence GTGACCGCGGACGCGATCCGCGACAGGCTCCACGTGGGCGAGACCCGCTACTACCAGGTGCTCGGTGCGCTCATCGAGACCGAGGCGCCACTCGCGCACGACCCGGTCGCCGTCGGCGGGCCAGGCGGCTCCGCGCCGCCAGGAGCGGGCGGGGATCTGCCCGCGGGGGCGGAGCGGATCGAGCTGGTTCGGCCCCGCCCGCTGAGGTCGGCCGAGAGCGCGCAAAGACCCCCGAGCCCGGGTGGCAGGGGGTCAGATCGGGTGTCGATGTGGAATGGTCTCGTGGCACAGGGTCCGCGCCAGGTGTCACCATGCAGGTCGTAA